A DNA window from Marinitoga sp. 38H-ov contains the following coding sequences:
- a CDS encoding SPASM domain-containing protein produces MYGKIYIETLKNILTNGLNVVDFLNVWPCTYNKESDIIIAPNGDLYNCISGIGIEEFKICSYNEFINNPERFLQKYSQMLENHITDKVCEDCKYLPICNGGCRYNVYVNKTKKDCWKVFHDTVYEEILELYYKYKNQVII; encoded by the coding sequence GTGTATGGTAAAATATATATTGAAACACTAAAAAATATTTTAACAAATGGATTAAATGTAGTAGACTTCTTAAATGTCTGGCCATGTACATATAATAAAGAAAGTGATATTATAATAGCTCCTAATGGTGATCTATATAATTGTATATCTGGTATAGGCATAGAAGAATTTAAAATTTGCTCATATAATGAATTTATTAATAATCCAGAAAGATTTTTACAAAAATATTCACAAATGTTAGAAAATCATATCACAGATAAAGTATGTGAAGATTGTAAATATTTACCAATTTGTAACGGTGGATGTAGATATAATGTTTATGTAAACAAAACAAAAAAAGATTGTTGGAAAGTTTTTCATGATACAGTATATGAAGAAATTTTAGAACTATATTATAAATATAAAAATCAGGTGATAATATGA